A single Rhinolophus ferrumequinum isolate MPI-CBG mRhiFer1 chromosome 12, mRhiFer1_v1.p, whole genome shotgun sequence DNA region contains:
- the CCL21 gene encoding C-C motif chemokine 21, whose protein sequence is MAQSLALRLLVLVLAFCIPQTQGSDGGAQDCCLNYSVKKIPTTVVRSYRKQEPSLGCPIPAILFSTWKRSQPELCANPKEAWVQKLMQHLDTAPTTRKPVQRCKKDKSGKKGKGSKGCKKTEQPQTRKRP, encoded by the exons ATGGCTCAGTCCCTGGCTCTGAGACTCCTCGTCCTGGTCCTGGCCTTCTGCATCCCCCAGACCCAAG GCAGTGATGGAGGGGCACAGGACTGTTGCCTCAACTACAGCGTAAAGAAGATTCCCACCACGGTTGTCCGCAGCTACCGGAAGCAGGAGCCAAGTTTGGGCTGCCCCATCCCAGCTATCTT GTTCTCAACTTGGAAGCGCTCTCAGCCAGAGCTATGTGCAAACCCCAAGGAGGCCTGGGTGCAGAAGCTGATGCAGCATCTGGACACGGCCCCAACCACACGGAAACCAGTCCAGCGCTGTAAAAAGGACAAGTCTGGCAAGAAGGGAAAGGGATCCAAAGGCTGTAAGAA GACTGAACAGCCACAGACCCGAAAAAGGCCATAG